A section of the Methanosarcina mazei S-6 genome encodes:
- a CDS encoding COG1361 family protein: MKHQWILSAILALVLTASFTPGALASEETSGSYVSPLECSLEIPLDRNQASDVLVAGHSWERARLNLENKGTEPLYNVTVFIEVPGDLDIGMSPQPYNITEDGQKITAKIGELSTGQSASFFLDVKPPASIEYKKRITFKILAVYSGETQQSEHSITIIPPPSWSTYITILVSLLVFFGVLAALKRFGVLDLFSTIDLITIALLASVIAVVFRYLSKLVNLGWFDGLVIAIPTVVLMIVALQLVRKPGTATLLFTCVLLISMVVWGSHIMWLGFYLAEGVVVDLLVFIFRMDYADRRLTAVIYGISRGGVSTLLFYLLYAPVEWKISYAPWYIGIQLALACAGGLVGGLLGYDTAVKMSGARL, encoded by the coding sequence ATGAAACATCAATGGATTCTCTCAGCAATACTTGCACTTGTTCTTACAGCTTCCTTTACTCCAGGAGCCCTTGCATCAGAGGAAACTTCAGGTTCATATGTCTCTCCCCTTGAGTGTAGCCTGGAAATTCCACTTGACCGAAACCAGGCGTCCGATGTCCTTGTAGCTGGACACTCATGGGAAAGGGCAAGGTTAAACCTTGAGAATAAGGGAACTGAACCACTGTATAACGTAACTGTGTTTATTGAAGTTCCGGGAGATCTGGATATAGGGATGTCTCCTCAGCCATACAATATAACAGAAGACGGACAGAAAATCACGGCTAAAATCGGAGAACTGTCAACAGGGCAAAGTGCAAGCTTTTTTCTTGATGTAAAACCTCCTGCTTCAATCGAGTACAAAAAAAGGATTACTTTCAAGATTCTTGCGGTTTACTCGGGAGAGACGCAACAAAGTGAACACAGTATTACTATCATACCGCCACCCTCCTGGAGTACTTATATTACGATTCTGGTAAGTCTCCTGGTCTTTTTCGGTGTTCTGGCTGCATTAAAACGATTTGGAGTCCTTGACCTCTTTTCAACCATTGACCTGATCACAATAGCGCTTCTCGCTTCGGTTATTGCCGTAGTGTTCCGCTACCTTAGCAAACTGGTCAATCTTGGCTGGTTTGACGGGCTGGTTATTGCAATTCCCACTGTCGTCCTCATGATAGTCGCCCTGCAACTGGTCCGAAAGCCGGGAACAGCAACCCTGCTCTTTACCTGCGTCCTGCTCATCAGCATGGTTGTCTGGGGGTCTCACATCATGTGGTTGGGCTTTTACCTGGCAGAAGGTGTCGTTGTTGACCTCCTGGTCTTTATATTCAGGATGGATTATGCAGACAGGCGCCTGACTGCAGTTATCTACGGAATCTCAAGAGGTGGAGTCTCAACCCTCTTATTTTATCTTCTCTATGCCCCGGTTGAATGGAAAATATCTTACGCTCCCTGGTACATAGGGATTCAGCTGGCCCTGGCATGCGCAGGAGGGCTGGTAGGGGGACTTCTTGGCTATGATACCGCTGTAAAAATGAGCGGAGCAAGGCTTTAA